One Candidatus Rhabdochlamydia sp. T3358 genomic window, ACAAGGGTTTTTGCATCCATTGCTTTAATACCTACCTCATCAAGAGAAATAAGACCTTTTTTTGCAGCTTCTGCGTTTTTTACTGCAGAAAGCAGCTGTTCTCTAGCTGAAGGAAACTTAGGATCAAGAATGTCTTTCCAAGATTGTTCGAAATCATAAGCAGTTACAGGGGTATTATTGGACCAAACAGTATCTCTTAAATGAAAAGTGTAAGTGAGCTTATCTTCTGATACTTCATAGGACTTGGCTTGAGCTAATTTCATAGATTGATCTGGATACATTTTTACCAATCCTTCAAAAAATAGAAATTGCATTTGCGCAGAGAGCAACTCTCCCCCTTTACGAGGATCCATTGACTTAGGCTCAGATCTTATATTTAGGCGAAGAGCTTGTAGCTTATTTTTAGGCTTGATAAATGGAAAAAAGAAAAATGCGCTCACAACGATAAGTACAAAAATACCAACATATTTCATTGAAAACACCTTATAAAAAAAGAATCTGTGCACTTACTCAAAAGAATTTATTGTAATTTTTTATATTTTTTTTACATCCTGGTCGATTAAGTTAATCAAATGGATTAACTCTTCACGGTTTAATTTTTTGATTTGATCCTGATCTGTGAATTCAATAACCCCTTCCATAAGTGCTTGTTTTTTTTCAATTAACTTGTGAATGTGCTCTTCAATGGTATTTTTAGTTACCAATTTAAATACTTGTACTCCTCGATTTTGACCAATACGATGTACCCGATCGGTTGCTTGATTTTCACGTGCTGGATTCCACCAACGATCATAATGAATAACAACAGATGCAGACACAAGATCTACTCCAACACCTGCTGCTTGTAGAGAAGCAACAAAAACTACGCAAGCAGGATCTTGTTTAAACCTATCGAGCATCTCTTTGCGATTACGCGTACTTCCTCTAATACCCGCAAAGCCAATATTTTGCTCTTTGAGATGTTTTTCTATGAGGTTAAGCATATTTAAGTATTGCGAAAACACTACAAGTTTTTGTCCACTATCCCTTGTCTCTTGTAATAGTTGGACAAATAAATCCCACTTTCCTGACTGATGTTTATGGAATTCATCAAATTGTTTATTGATTAAACAAGGATGATCACAGATCTGTTTTAGAGTAGACAACAAAGCAAATACATGTAGATAGGGAAGTGGTTTTTTTTCATCTTCTATTTGCTGCATAAGTTGGCTTTTTTGTTGAAAAAAAGCAGCCTTATACAGATTTTTTTGCTCTTCAGAAAGATCACAGTAAGAAATTTCTTCAATCTTTTCCGGCAACTCTAATAATACTTCTTTTTTCTTACGTCGTAAAATAAAAGGATCAACTAACCGCTTGAGCAGTGCTTTTCTTGCCAGGTCTTGCCCTTTTTCAATCGGATTGACAAATAGATGTTTAAAATGAGCTTCTTGAGGTAAATACCCTGGCACAATCACTTCAAATAAGGATCTTAGTTCAAGTAGACTATTTTCAATAGGCGTTCCAGTTAATCCAAGACGCATGCGTGCATTAAGGGTTTTCAAAGCTTTATGCGTTTGAGATTGGGAATTTTTTGCATTTTGCACCTCATCAAAAACGATAAGATCAAAGGTATACTGAGAAAGAAGGGCTTTCTCACTGCGCAATACGCCATAAGAAGTTAATAAAAGATCTGCTTGTGTTGTAAAAAGATCAAAATTGCGCCCTACCCCATAGAAAGTTAGAACTCGCACCTCCGGTAAGAAATTTTTTAATAACTCTTCCCAATGGTAAATAACCGAGGTAGGGCAAACCACTAAAAACTTAGCTTTTTTTTGTAATTCATTAAATACAGCAGCAATAAGCCCCATGGCTTGATGCGTCTTTCCAAGACCCATCTCATCACAAAGCATCCCTGAGAGTCCGTAGGTATATAAAAACCAAAGCCAGTTTACCCCTGTTTCCTGATAGGCCCGTAACCTGCTTTTAAATCCGGTTAGATCCATCGGAGTTTGTGTTTCAAATTGAGAGATACTCTCTAGCCATTTTCTGGTCTGTAGAGCTTGTGTAGACCTTCCTTCTGGAGCTTTTATTTCTTCAAAAACAGTTAATCGTAACCAATCTAGCGTTGTACATTTTAGAAAAGATTTTGCATCCCATTGCTGTTTACGAATTGCCTTTAGCCAATTAAAGCGAGATTGTTTCAAGGTGATAAGGCCAGCTGGTGTAAAAAGATAAGGGCGATTTTCTATTATCGCTTGCCAAATCTCTTTTGCGTCTACTTCTCCAAGCTCACTAATAAACACAAGCTGCATACGCCATTGAAAGTGGGCATTTTTCTTTATATGTTCTAAATTACGTATTTCTACTTGCAGAGAATGTGGTTTAATTAGCTCCTTTTGCAGAGTAATAATCTGGTCTACTAAAGTATCTAAATCATACAAGATAAAATTAGCCTCTTGTTCTTTAGAGATAAAAGCACTTGGCATATACTTTTTCTTTAATCGTTGTTCAAAGAGCATCTCATAAAACCCTTGATTTTCCACATAGGTAAATTCATCAAAAAATTGTATATTCTTATCTTGATACTCGGGTAAAAATTGTATAATGGATTGTATAAAAACTTGCTCGTTCTTCAAGCTAATTTCATATCCACTTTTTAGAATAGGACAGATAGGGGAAAAGAATCCTTTAACATTTTCCAACTCTTCTCGATGCATCTGAATAAACTCAGCTACCCGATCTTTTTCAATCGTTAGTCCTGAGTAGATAGAACCTGTTTGTAGTTGAGTGCGTTTGGCAAAAAATCCTTGATCTTTTACATAAATCCATGCTCCGAAATCACTTATTTTATCCTCTGCTTCAAGCATCTCTATAGCTGCTTCAAACCGCAGCTGCTGTGATGCTGTAACAAAGAAGCGTAATTGAGATTCAATGGTGTATACATGAGTTTGAAAGAGAGGAAAACTATTAAGCCACGCTCTATGTTGAGAAACAAATTCTGAAACATCGGTTCTTTCAATAATTTTTGTAACGCCGTCGAATAACCAATTCTCCACTTGAAAAAATCCTTTCTCTTCTAGATAAACCCAATTGCCAAAGCGCGCAGAGGATTTTTTTTGTAGATCTTTTTTTTCAAAGAGATAGCACTCAATATGCAGTCTTTCTTCTGTATCAAAAAAAAGATCGTATTGAATACGATTAATCCCTGCATGAATCGGTCTATTTAAAAATTTCTGTAAAATGGGCGCATGTTTAAAAAAGACTGTTCCAATTTTTTGCGCAGAAATCTCTCTTTGTTCAAAAATAGGGTCTATTGTAGCAGGGAAAAATCCTTTTTTAGGAATAAAAACAAAGTCTCCGACAGCAATTCCCTTTGCCCTCTCTTCTTGTTGCTGTTTTTGGGATTGATCCATTTCAATAAAAAGTTTTTTATCCTCTTCGTTGTAACGAATAGCTCGAATGTAGGAGTAGGGTTGTCCATGAACAACAAGTGGTGAATCTACTGTCTTTAAAACAGGGATTAATTGCGGCCAATGCACCTCTGAGAGATAGCATTTGATCTTTAGCAAACCAGTAAATTGAATGGTTAGCCATGAGGGAAGATGTTTTTCCTCCTCTTCAAAAGAAATGGTATAAGGGTTTTTACTCTCCTGAAGCAGCATTAGCCATTTTGCAAGATCAGACCAAAAACACAATTCATATTTTAGTCGATGGCTAGGATTTCCCTCTTTCCACAATTGCAACTCATCGGAGGTTAAATTAGAAAATTTAAGGGAAGTTTCCTCTGTTTCAATCGCTCTTTCAAAAAAAAGTGCATGCAAATATTTTTTTGTGGCAGCAGTTAATGGCTCTATATGAAAAAGAAGTTTATTCGTAGAAGATCTGATTTCATAAGCTTTTTCCTTTTTTCGTAATACATTTGTCTCATATCCATGTCGATTGCAAAAAATTTGACATAAACAATTCCAAAAGCTATGACGAAAACGCACATGCAAAGGCTGAAGATTCCCATTAAAAATAGTTAAATATGCAGCAGCAAGATGTGAGCAGGATTGCGTTTCTTCGGCTTCATCACAAGAGCAGAACCCCTCTAGGATTTTTCCTTGATCATCTATATGTAGAAAGGGTGAAAAAGAATGCGCATTTTCTTTATCAAATATTTCTATTTGATATGTCGCTTCTGAAAATAAAATTTTTTTAACAGATTGCTCTAACAATAACTGCTCAGCTTTTATTAGATTTTTTTGCGAAAAAGAAGATTGAGACATGGTAATTTTAAGCTAGATTTCTCCTTATTTTTGAGCATGCCTAGCTATCGATATGTTTGCAATATGCTTAAAAAATTTAAGCCTCTACCAAACTACCTGAAAACACTTGGCAAACTTCTGCTAGCATTTGTATATTTCCGCTTGCAGAAATACAGAACTCCATCTGTTTAGAAATTTTATCAGAAGCACTTGCTACCAAAATAGGTTGTGGAGGGTTATGAAATTTATTTACAACAAATGCAACAGCAGCAAAGCCCGTACCACAAGAAATAGTTTCGTTTTCTATTCCTCTTTCATATGTGCGAACAACAAGCTGGTTATACTGATCATTTAGAAAGCTAGCAAAATTTACATTTACCCCTTCAGAAAAAGCCGATCGAATCTCTCGGGCTGTTTTTATGAGATCAATTTGGTCAAATGAAGGCAAAAAAACAACGGCGTGAGGAACACCAACTTTAACCACATAGACATTCCATTCATGAATTTTCATCGGCCAATGAGAAATTAAGGGTTGTTTTAAATCAACCCCTATTTGGTCTTCTTTACGCCAGCAGGTAAATACACCACCTCTTGTTTCAATTTCAATAGGTTCCTGCGCCATCTCATAATCAGCAACACATCTAATCCCATTTCCGCACATATCAGCTTCACTACCATCGCTATTGAAAATGCGCATTTTTAGATCAGCAAGTTTAGATCTTTCAAGCAAGAGCACTCCATCTGCGCCTATTCCCAAGTGTCTATCACAGATCCTGGGTATCTGAGCAAAAAAAACTCTCTCTTCGATGGGGGATTTTCTCTGATCAACCAATATAAAATCGTTTCCAATTCCATGGTATTTAGTAAAAATCACGCTTCTAGATCTTGATAGCTAGAAACCACTTTATCAAGCAAACCAAATTCTAAGGCCTCATTTGCACTCATCCACATATCACGATCTAGTGCTTTATCAATCTCTTCTGCTTGCTTTCCTGTTGCTTCTACATAAATATCTACAATTCCCTGTCTAGTTTTCAAGATTTCTCTTGCTTGAATTTCCAAATCAGTCGCTTGTCCGCGAATCACTGAATGGATAGAAGGTTGATGAATCATAAAACGGGAATGAGGAGTGGCAAAGCGTTTCCCAGGAGCCGCACATAGACTTAAGACAGAACCCATAGAAGCAGCAATCCCTGTAACAAGCGTTGTGACAGGTGAAGTAATCATCTTAACCTGATCCCAAACCGCAAAACCCGCATCAACTGATCCACCAGGCGAATTAATAATAAATAAAATAGGCTTACCTGGATCTATTAACTCCAAATACCATAATTTACGAATGGCATTACGAGCAGTATTGCTATCTACAGCATCACAAAAGAAGATCCTTCTGGATTTAAGTAGCACTTCATCAATCTTATCATCGAGCGATCCTAAAGGGAATTTCTGATTCGCTTCTTGCCTTTGGCTCACTAACGACATAAACACCTCATTTTTTTCAGTCTCATTTTTTTAGCATCTGGCAAAAACATTATCTAGGGTTGCATCCTTTTTTTCAATCAAAGATCAAATCTGGATATAGAGGGAACCGTTTTAATAAAACACTTATATGTTTTTGAATCTCCTTGAGAATAGAAGAGTCAATCTCTACTAAAGAACGGCTGTTTCCTTTTTCTGCTTTAGCAGGTTTTGTAGCTTTAAGCAACAGATAAATCCACTCTGCAATTTGTGTCATCTCCTGCTCTTTCATTCCTAAAGTAGTTAAAGCAGCTGTTCCTATACGTACCCCTGAGGTAAACCAAGCCCCATTTTTATCAAAAGGTATACTATTGCGATTGACTGTAAAATGCGCCTGTCTAAGAGCATTTTCCGCTTGTAATCCAGTCAAACCAAAAGAGGACGAAACCTCAAAAACCATCAAATGGTTTTCTGTTCCTCCAGTAAGAACACGAACCCCATGATGAATTAATCTATTTGCTAACGCTTGAGCATTTTTTACTATTTGTTCTGCATAGACACAAAAAGAGGATGTATTTGCTTCTTTAAAAGCCACAGCTTTAGCAGCAATTACATGAGGAAGAGGACCCCCTAAAGTTATCGGACATCCCTTATCAACTACTTCTTTAAACTCTTTTTGACACAGGATCATTCCCCCTCTAGGCCCTCTTAGAGTTTTATGGGTGGTTGAAGTAATCATTTGCGCATAAGGAATAGGATTATACTCCCCTACCATCACCTTTCCAGCAACAAGACCTGCAAAATGTGCCATATCTACCAGCAAAACAGCTCCTACGCTGTCTGCTATTTCACGCATTTTAGCAAAGTTAATTTTCCGTGAGTAGGCTGAATAGCCAGCAATCAAAATAGCAGGTTTTTCCTGCTTTGCCATCTCACTGATTTTTTTATAATCCAATAAATACGTATTAGGATCTACTTCATAGCAAAAAGCCTGCATCATTTTAGCAGAAATATTATGTCGATACCCATGAGTTAAATGTCCTCCGGAGTTAAGAGACATACCCAATACTTTTTGATTCACAAGAAGCTGGCGTACTTGCTCGTATTCCTCTTTAGAAAGCTCATTGATATTTTTTTTACCTAAGCTCTCTACTTGCTTATTTTGGATACGCGCTACCAAAATCGCCCAAAAAGCTACAAGATTGGCATCTGCTCCTGAATGAGGTTGCACATAAGCATGCTCGCATTGAAATATGGCTTTTGCCTCATCAACACAAGCAGCCTCAATAGCATCAATATTGTCACACCCTGCATAAAACCGATGATAGGGATACCCTTCTGCATATTTATCAGTAAGCCAGTTTCCCATAGCTAACTGCACAGCTTCAGAGCAATAGTTTTCAGAGGCAATCAGCTTTAAAAAACAACGCTGATCTTGAAGCTCTTGAATAATCTTTTCTACAATAAAGGGATTATCTGTTTTTAAATGATCAAAAGCTGCCATATAAGCAATTGCGCTGCTTTTTCTTAGCTCACGAGGAACTCTATTAAAATAGCTTTCTAAATAAGACATTTACCCTCCTAAGCTTACCATAATGCGCTTCTGTTTTTATCACATTTAGCCAAAAGAAGAAAATACATTTGAGTATGAGTTGCACTTTTGATGGTAGAATAGATTTTTTTATATTCTAGTCATTTTTTTGATTTCGAAAATTTCTTTTATTGCGAATATTTCGAATAAAATGCTACTCTTAAAGTTAAATAGATTTTTTAAAATGGAGTATATATGATTACCCCTTCTTTTTCTATCATGCCAAGCAAAGACGAGATTGAATTAGCTCAAGTCTCTAGTCGCATTTTATCTTCTTTAACTTTAAAAAAGGGAAAAACTATCGATATTCTACTTAAAGCAGATAATCATCACTGTAACTCGGTAACTTTACCCTTTTCTGCTTTTAAACTTCTTATTAGTATCCTTAACTCAATGGCTGAAGGTAATGCAGTAACGTTAATCCCTGTTCACGCTGAACTCACTACTCAAGAGGCAGCGAATTTGCTGCATGTTTCCCGCCCTTATCTTATTCGCCTTTTAGAAGAAAGAAAGATCCCTTTTCGCAAAGTAGGAACAAGGCGTCGTATTTTATTTCAAGATTTAATGAATTATAAGGCTAAAATCGATAACGCTCGCCGCAAAACTTTAAATGAGTTATCAGAAGAAGCCCAGAATTTGGATATGGGGTATTAAATGGCTAATGTTATCGTAATCTATGATTCATGTGTTTTATATCCAGCTCCCCTTCGCGATCTATTGATGCGCCTTGCTTTGACTGATCTTTATCAGGCAAAATGGACAAAAGATATTCATCGAGAATGGATATGCAATCTTTTAAAAAACCGCCCTGATTTATTGAAAGAACGATTAGAGAAAACGCGATCAAAGATGGATTTGCATGTTAGAGATTGCCTTATCGAGGGATACGAAGAGCTAATTGACAATTTGAAATTACCAGACTCAAATGATCGACATGTTTTAGCAGCGGCCATCAAAGCAAATGCTCAAACAATCGTGACCTATAACTTATCAGATTTTCCCTCCCTAGCCCTTTCTAAATATGGAGTCGAGGCCCAACATCCTGATGAATTTTTGAGACACTTATTTGATTTAGCTCCATCTAAATTTATGCATACAGTAGAAGAAACACGATTAAGCTTAAAATACCCACCGAAAACCATAGAAGAATATTTGATAATCTTGGAAAAACAGTCACTTCCTCAAACTGTTATTTGTTTAAAAGAGTATGCAGGTTTATTTAACGCCAATTGCGCATGATAAGATTTTTTACAGATTGTGTTCAAACATCAAAGAACATTTTCTTAAATATTCTTTTAGCAACTTTAACTTCCTATCCCAGGATCAAATACCTCTAGCAAGTCAAAATTTATCTTTATGTTTTGTTTTAAAATATTTTTTAAGCTTGAGAGATATTAGAGGAAACATATAATCTACTAGTCTATAAGTACGCTTATATAACATCTGCTTAAAGCTACCCAAAAGAGATACCCATGTTATTAGAAGAACTCAAGGAAATCTTAGATATTCAAGAGCTCGACATGAAGATGATCCGTCTTATGCGAGTGAAAAAAGAACGTGTTAAAGAATTGTCCCAACTTGAAGAATTACGGAAAGATCTATACTCTCAAATCACAGACAAAGAGCAAGAAATTAAAGATTTTGATAAGAGTATCGAACTTCTCGAACAAAAAATTCATGATATCAATGCAAGAATCAAAAAATTAGAAGCACAACAGAGCAATGTCAAAAAAGCTGATGAGTTTAATGCTCTTACGCAAGAGATGACCCATGCAGAAAGAGAGCGTCTTGCTGTTGAGCAAAAGGTTTCTGATCTAGTAGATCGAAAAGTATCCGAAGAAGAGCTTTTAGATAAAATTAAAGAAAGTTTAAAAAACTCTGAAGAAAGCAGCTTGGCTTTGGAAAAAGAGATCAGGCAAAGTGTGGATTTGATCAATCAAGAAGGATCCACTATTAAAGAGAAAAGAGAGCAGCTTGCAAATGTTGCTAACACTGAAATTTTACGCATCTATGAAAGATTATTGCATAATAAAAAAGATCGCGTAGTGGTCCCTATTGAAAATCGCACATGTAGTGGTTGCCATATTACACTTACCGCACAACATGAAAATTTAGTGCGCAAGGGAGATAATCTCTTTTTTTGCGAGCACTGTTCACGTATCCACTATTGGCAAGATAGTGAGTCTACTGAAGGCACAGCTGT contains:
- a CDS encoding DEAD/DEAH box helicase, which gives rise to MSQSSFSQKNLIKAEQLLLEQSVKKILFSEATYQIEIFDKENAHSFSPFLHIDDQGKILEGFCSCDEAEETQSCSHLAAAYLTIFNGNLQPLHVRFRHSFWNCLCQIFCNRHGYETNVLRKKEKAYEIRSSTNKLLFHIEPLTAATKKYLHALFFERAIETEETSLKFSNLTSDELQLWKEGNPSHRLKYELCFWSDLAKWLMLLQESKNPYTISFEEEEKHLPSWLTIQFTGLLKIKCYLSEVHWPQLIPVLKTVDSPLVVHGQPYSYIRAIRYNEEDKKLFIEMDQSQKQQQEERAKGIAVGDFVFIPKKGFFPATIDPIFEQREISAQKIGTVFFKHAPILQKFLNRPIHAGINRIQYDLFFDTEERLHIECYLFEKKDLQKKSSARFGNWVYLEEKGFFQVENWLFDGVTKIIERTDVSEFVSQHRAWLNSFPLFQTHVYTIESQLRFFVTASQQLRFEAAIEMLEAEDKISDFGAWIYVKDQGFFAKRTQLQTGSIYSGLTIEKDRVAEFIQMHREELENVKGFFSPICPILKSGYEISLKNEQVFIQSIIQFLPEYQDKNIQFFDEFTYVENQGFYEMLFEQRLKKKYMPSAFISKEQEANFILYDLDTLVDQIITLQKELIKPHSLQVEIRNLEHIKKNAHFQWRMQLVFISELGEVDAKEIWQAIIENRPYLFTPAGLITLKQSRFNWLKAIRKQQWDAKSFLKCTTLDWLRLTVFEEIKAPEGRSTQALQTRKWLESISQFETQTPMDLTGFKSRLRAYQETGVNWLWFLYTYGLSGMLCDEMGLGKTHQAMGLIAAVFNELQKKAKFLVVCPTSVIYHWEELLKNFLPEVRVLTFYGVGRNFDLFTTQADLLLTSYGVLRSEKALLSQYTFDLIVFDEVQNAKNSQSQTHKALKTLNARMRLGLTGTPIENSLLELRSLFEVIVPGYLPQEAHFKHLFVNPIEKGQDLARKALLKRLVDPFILRRKKKEVLLELPEKIEEISYCDLSEEQKNLYKAAFFQQKSQLMQQIEDEKKPLPYLHVFALLSTLKQICDHPCLINKQFDEFHKHQSGKWDLFVQLLQETRDSGQKLVVFSQYLNMLNLIEKHLKEQNIGFAGIRGSTRNRKEMLDRFKQDPACVVFVASLQAAGVGVDLVSASVVIHYDRWWNPARENQATDRVHRIGQNRGVQVFKLVTKNTIEEHIHKLIEKKQALMEGVIEFTDQDQIKKLNREELIHLINLIDQDVKKI
- the dapF gene encoding diaminopimelate epimerase, which translates into the protein MIFTKYHGIGNDFILVDQRKSPIEERVFFAQIPRICDRHLGIGADGVLLLERSKLADLKMRIFNSDGSEADMCGNGIRCVADYEMAQEPIEIETRGGVFTCWRKEDQIGVDLKQPLISHWPMKIHEWNVYVVKVGVPHAVVFLPSFDQIDLIKTAREIRSAFSEGVNVNFASFLNDQYNQLVVRTYERGIENETISCGTGFAAVAFVVNKFHNPPQPILVASASDKISKQMEFCISASGNIQMLAEVCQVFSGSLVEA
- a CDS encoding ATP-dependent Clp protease proteolytic subunit — protein: MSLVSQRQEANQKFPLGSLDDKIDEVLLKSRRIFFCDAVDSNTARNAIRKLWYLELIDPGKPILFIINSPGGSVDAGFAVWDQVKMITSPVTTLVTGIAASMGSVLSLCAAPGKRFATPHSRFMIHQPSIHSVIRGQATDLEIQAREILKTRQGIVDIYVEATGKQAEEIDKALDRDMWMSANEALEFGLLDKVVSSYQDLEA
- a CDS encoding glycine hydroxymethyltransferase; translated protein: MSYLESYFNRVPRELRKSSAIAYMAAFDHLKTDNPFIVEKIIQELQDQRCFLKLIASENYCSEAVQLAMGNWLTDKYAEGYPYHRFYAGCDNIDAIEAACVDEAKAIFQCEHAYVQPHSGADANLVAFWAILVARIQNKQVESLGKKNINELSKEEYEQVRQLLVNQKVLGMSLNSGGHLTHGYRHNISAKMMQAFCYEVDPNTYLLDYKKISEMAKQEKPAILIAGYSAYSRKINFAKMREIADSVGAVLLVDMAHFAGLVAGKVMVGEYNPIPYAQMITSTTHKTLRGPRGGMILCQKEFKEVVDKGCPITLGGPLPHVIAAKAVAFKEANTSSFCVYAEQIVKNAQALANRLIHHGVRVLTGGTENHLMVFEVSSSFGLTGLQAENALRQAHFTVNRNSIPFDKNGAWFTSGVRIGTAALTTLGMKEQEMTQIAEWIYLLLKATKPAKAEKGNSRSLVEIDSSILKEIQKHISVLLKRFPLYPDLIFD
- a CDS encoding helix-turn-helix domain-containing protein; the encoded protein is MITPSFSIMPSKDEIELAQVSSRILSSLTLKKGKTIDILLKADNHHCNSVTLPFSAFKLLISILNSMAEGNAVTLIPVHAELTTQEAANLLHVSRPYLIRLLEERKIPFRKVGTRRRILFQDLMNYKAKIDNARRKTLNELSEEAQNLDMGY
- a CDS encoding PIN domain-containing protein, giving the protein MANVIVIYDSCVLYPAPLRDLLMRLALTDLYQAKWTKDIHREWICNLLKNRPDLLKERLEKTRSKMDLHVRDCLIEGYEELIDNLKLPDSNDRHVLAAAIKANAQTIVTYNLSDFPSLALSKYGVEAQHPDEFLRHLFDLAPSKFMHTVEETRLSLKYPPKTIEEYLIILEKQSLPQTVICLKEYAGLFNANCA
- a CDS encoding zinc ribbon domain-containing protein, whose amino-acid sequence is MLLEELKEILDIQELDMKMIRLMRVKKERVKELSQLEELRKDLYSQITDKEQEIKDFDKSIELLEQKIHDINARIKKLEAQQSNVKKADEFNALTQEMTHAERERLAVEQKVSDLVDRKVSEEELLDKIKESLKNSEESSLALEKEIRQSVDLINQEGSTIKEKREQLANVANTEILRIYERLLHNKKDRVVVPIENRTCSGCHITLTAQHENLVRKGDNLFFCEHCSRIHYWQDSESTEGTAVATKRRRRRT